One window from the genome of Osmerus eperlanus chromosome 1, fOsmEpe2.1, whole genome shotgun sequence encodes:
- the tacc1 gene encoding transforming acidic coiled-coil-containing protein 2 isoform X3: MGGSHSQQKRTSRDSNSSQQKINRISDSESHFETPEAETPVHSLLTVPEDLELALTIADQGHEEDEQLMIESSVGALGVPKNPAMVQLKNVLGPMKNPVDQNGPVTSHPTAQAPECQHPAVTSHPTTQAPECQHPAVTSHPTTQAPECQHPAVTSHPTTQAPECQHPAVTSHPTTQAPECQHPAVTSHPTTQAPECQHPAVTSHPTTQAPECQHPEGDRDQATTAPISMATDFQEDRLLAHTNSETLNSGQPNQTSFTLKVKPTKVNSPLPKIKGDLNEAPHEVKDHDKLVPEVINLHQLDDSFNLFTSGDSKIQNSPPSCFASSLSKLECPLSSLPTCEASVVPGIDVEVKPCSEVELNPVISENGLGNDGASKPLPKRFGKKPLSKLPSKKQMTQTSKPTSESITVQVSELSVSQSLNDIPIQKSSYNCDPSQWDDPNFNPFGGSNKVNSSPMPPKGSYSFDPERFDESIDPFKPSKTLDNEVSSKAPHSQEKPVIHPPEEIKACPKKRKDKITSKFRNTKKHEKQSLVLDICSQEKDGVVSQVPEITHHVQYATDEEKLASNDIMTQQAESKEEKHVSECSTGLSKSKTNAGILDEVVLSPAMPWIQDSLEEDTCSLNKELSVSQASKGLGSKDPDKGSLSLDSMPLSEMDKAAELSQIREEIIIKEIEANQWKRKYEESRMEVMEMRKIVAEYEKTIALMIEDEQHKTMDSHKSVQQLILDRDQAMADLNSVESSLSDMFRRYENMKKVLEGFKKNEEVLKKCAQEYLVRVRQEEQRYHTLKIHAEEKLDKANADIAQVRSKANAESIALNASLRKEQMKAESMERALNQKNQEIEELTKICDELIAKFGTSD; this comes from the exons ATGGGTGGTTCTCACAGCCAACAGAAAAGGACCAGCAGGGATTCCAACTCGTCACAACAGAAAATAAATAGAAT CTCTGACTCTGAGAGCCATTTTGAGACCCCTGAGGCAGAAACCCCGGTGCACTCTCTGCTAACAGTGCCAGAAGACCTGGAGTTAGCCCTGACTATAGCAG ATCAAGGCCATGAAGAAGATGAACAATTAATGATTGAAAGTTCTGTTGGAGCTCTTGGTGTCCCTAAAAATCCAGCCATGGTTCAGCTCAAAAACGTTCTGGGCCCCATGAAGAACCCAGTGGACCAAAATGGGCCTGTGACATCACATCCCACAGCACAAGCACCAGAGTGTCAGCACCCTGCTGTGACATCACATCCCACAACACAAGCACCAGAGTGTCAGCACCCTGCTGTGACATCACATCCCACAACACAAGCACCAGAGTGTCAGCACCCTGCTGTGACATCACATCCCACAACACAAGCACCAGAGTGTCAGCACCCTGCTGTGACATCACATCCCACAACACAAGCACCAGAGTGTCAGCACCCTGCTGTGACATCACATCCCACAACACAAGCACCAGAGTGTCAGCACCCTGCTGTGACATCACATCCCACAACACAAGCACCAGAGTGTCAGCACCCTGAAGGAGACAGAGATCAAGCTACTACTGCACCAATCAGCATGGCAACAGACTTTCAAGAGGACCGCCTTCTGGCTCACACAAATTCAGAGACACTTAATAGTGGACAACCTAATCAAACCTCTTTTACACTGAAAGTAAAACCTACAAAAGTGAACTCACCTTTACCAAAGATAAAAGGGGACCTAAATGAGGCTCCACATGAAGTCAAGGACCATGATAAACTAGTCCCTGAGGTTATCAACCTTCACCAGCTTGATGACAGCTTCAACCTCTTCACTAGTGGCGATTCCAAGATCCAAAACTCCCCTCCATCTTGCTTTGCCAGTTCCCTGTCCAAATTAGAGTGTCCACTTAGCTCCCTGCCAACATGTGAGGCTAGTGTTGTTCCTGGAATAGATGTGGAGGTCAAACCATGTAGTGAGGTTGAGCTCAACCCTGTTATCAGTGAGAATGGGCTTGGCAATGATGGAGCCAGTAAACCACTGCCAAAGAGGTTCGGTAAAAAGCCACTGAGCAAGCTCCCATCAAAGAAACAGATGACCCAAACCTCAAAACCAACATCAGAATCTATTACAGTGCAGGTTTCGGAGTTGTCCGTGTCTCAAAGTTTGAACGATATTCCTATTCAGAAGTCCAGCTATAATTGTGACCCCAGTCAGTGGGATGACCCTAATTTTAATCCATTTGGAGGAAGCAATAAAGTGAACAGCTCCCCAATGCCACCCAAGGGGTCTTACAGCTTTGATCCAGAAAGGTTTGATGAATCTATAGACCCATTTAAGCCATCGAAGACCTTAGATAATGAAGTCTCCTCCAAGGCCCCCCATTCACAAGAGAAGCCTGTGATCCACCCCCCAGAAGAGATTAAAGCATGCCCAAAGAAACGCAAGGACAAGATTACTTC AAAATTTAGAAATACTAAGAAGCATGAAAAACAATCCTTGGTTCTGGACATCTGCAGTCAG gAAAAGGATGGTGTGGTATCCCAGGTCCCAGAGATCACCCACCATGTGCAATATGCCACAGATGAGGAAAAGCTGGCATCCAATGATATCATGACCCAGCAAGCCGAGTCAAAGGAAGAGAAACATGTCTCAGAGTGTTCTACAGGATTATCTAAAAGCAAAACAAATGCAG GTATTCTGGATGAAGTTGTTCTATCTCCTGCAATGCCTTGGATACAAGATTCACTGGAGGAGGATACTTGCAGTCTA AATAAAGAACTATCAGTTAGCCAAGCTTCTAAGGGATTGGGAAGCAAGGACCCAGACAAAGGAAGTCTCTCCCTGGACAGCATGCCGCTCAGTGAAATGGACAAAGCAGCTGAGCTAAGCCAGATCAGAGAGGAG ATTATCATTAAAGAGATAGAAGCCAATCAGTGGAAGAGAAAATATGAGGAAAGCCGAATGGAAGTTATGGAGATGAG aaAAATTGTTGCAGAGTATGAAAAAACCATTGCACTAATGATTG AGGATGAACAGCACAAAACCATGGACTCCCACAAGAGTGTGCAGCAGTTGATACTGGATAGAGACCAGGCCATGGCAGACCTCAACTCTGTGGAGAGCTCCCTTTCGGATATGTTCAGGAGATATGAGAACATGAAGAAGGTCCTGGAGGGCTTCAAAAAG AATGAAGAGGTTTTGAAAAAGTGTGCCCAAGAATACCTGGTCAGGGTAAGACAAGAGGAGCAGCGGTACCACACACTCAAGATCCACGCAGAAGAAAAACTGGACAA GGCAAATGCAGACATTGCCCAGGTGCGCTCCAAGGCAAACGCAGAGAGTATTGCTCTAAATGCCAGTCTTAGAAAGGAGCAGATGAAGGCAGAGTCCATGGAGAGAGCCTTGAATCAAAAG AATCAAGAAATCGAGGAGCTTACCAAAATATGCGATGAACTTATTGCAAAGTTTGGAACATCAGACTGA
- the tacc1 gene encoding transforming acidic coiled-coil-containing protein 2 isoform X4, translating into MGGSHSQQKRTSRDSNSSQQKINRISDSESHFETPEAETPVHSLLTVPEDLELALTIAGHEEDEQLMIESSVGALGVPKNPAMVQLKNVLGPMKNPVDQNGPVTSHPTAQAPECQHPAVTSHPTTQAPECQHPAVTSHPTTQAPECQHPAVTSHPTTQAPECQHPAVTSHPTTQAPECQHPAVTSHPTTQAPECQHPAVTSHPTTQAPECQHPEGDRDQATTAPISMATDFQEDRLLAHTNSETLNSGQPNQTSFTLKVKPTKVNSPLPKIKGDLNEAPHEVKDHDKLVPEVINLHQLDDSFNLFTSGDSKIQNSPPSCFASSLSKLECPLSSLPTCEASVVPGIDVEVKPCSEVELNPVISENGLGNDGASKPLPKRFGKKPLSKLPSKKQMTQTSKPTSESITVQVSELSVSQSLNDIPIQKSSYNCDPSQWDDPNFNPFGGSNKVNSSPMPPKGSYSFDPERFDESIDPFKPSKTLDNEVSSKAPHSQEKPVIHPPEEIKACPKKRKDKITSKFRNTKKHEKQSLVLDICSQEKDGVVSQVPEITHHVQYATDEEKLASNDIMTQQAESKEEKHVSECSTGLSKSKTNAGILDEVVLSPAMPWIQDSLEEDTCSLNKELSVSQASKGLGSKDPDKGSLSLDSMPLSEMDKAAELSQIREEIIIKEIEANQWKRKYEESRMEVMEMRKIVAEYEKTIALMIEDEQHKTMDSHKSVQQLILDRDQAMADLNSVESSLSDMFRRYENMKKVLEGFKKNEEVLKKCAQEYLVRVRQEEQRYHTLKIHAEEKLDKANADIAQVRSKANAESIALNASLRKEQMKAESMERALNQKNQEIEELTKICDELIAKFGTSD; encoded by the exons ATGGGTGGTTCTCACAGCCAACAGAAAAGGACCAGCAGGGATTCCAACTCGTCACAACAGAAAATAAATAGAAT CTCTGACTCTGAGAGCCATTTTGAGACCCCTGAGGCAGAAACCCCGGTGCACTCTCTGCTAACAGTGCCAGAAGACCTGGAGTTAGCCCTGACTATAGCAG GCCATGAAGAAGATGAACAATTAATGATTGAAAGTTCTGTTGGAGCTCTTGGTGTCCCTAAAAATCCAGCCATGGTTCAGCTCAAAAACGTTCTGGGCCCCATGAAGAACCCAGTGGACCAAAATGGGCCTGTGACATCACATCCCACAGCACAAGCACCAGAGTGTCAGCACCCTGCTGTGACATCACATCCCACAACACAAGCACCAGAGTGTCAGCACCCTGCTGTGACATCACATCCCACAACACAAGCACCAGAGTGTCAGCACCCTGCTGTGACATCACATCCCACAACACAAGCACCAGAGTGTCAGCACCCTGCTGTGACATCACATCCCACAACACAAGCACCAGAGTGTCAGCACCCTGCTGTGACATCACATCCCACAACACAAGCACCAGAGTGTCAGCACCCTGCTGTGACATCACATCCCACAACACAAGCACCAGAGTGTCAGCACCCTGAAGGAGACAGAGATCAAGCTACTACTGCACCAATCAGCATGGCAACAGACTTTCAAGAGGACCGCCTTCTGGCTCACACAAATTCAGAGACACTTAATAGTGGACAACCTAATCAAACCTCTTTTACACTGAAAGTAAAACCTACAAAAGTGAACTCACCTTTACCAAAGATAAAAGGGGACCTAAATGAGGCTCCACATGAAGTCAAGGACCATGATAAACTAGTCCCTGAGGTTATCAACCTTCACCAGCTTGATGACAGCTTCAACCTCTTCACTAGTGGCGATTCCAAGATCCAAAACTCCCCTCCATCTTGCTTTGCCAGTTCCCTGTCCAAATTAGAGTGTCCACTTAGCTCCCTGCCAACATGTGAGGCTAGTGTTGTTCCTGGAATAGATGTGGAGGTCAAACCATGTAGTGAGGTTGAGCTCAACCCTGTTATCAGTGAGAATGGGCTTGGCAATGATGGAGCCAGTAAACCACTGCCAAAGAGGTTCGGTAAAAAGCCACTGAGCAAGCTCCCATCAAAGAAACAGATGACCCAAACCTCAAAACCAACATCAGAATCTATTACAGTGCAGGTTTCGGAGTTGTCCGTGTCTCAAAGTTTGAACGATATTCCTATTCAGAAGTCCAGCTATAATTGTGACCCCAGTCAGTGGGATGACCCTAATTTTAATCCATTTGGAGGAAGCAATAAAGTGAACAGCTCCCCAATGCCACCCAAGGGGTCTTACAGCTTTGATCCAGAAAGGTTTGATGAATCTATAGACCCATTTAAGCCATCGAAGACCTTAGATAATGAAGTCTCCTCCAAGGCCCCCCATTCACAAGAGAAGCCTGTGATCCACCCCCCAGAAGAGATTAAAGCATGCCCAAAGAAACGCAAGGACAAGATTACTTC AAAATTTAGAAATACTAAGAAGCATGAAAAACAATCCTTGGTTCTGGACATCTGCAGTCAG gAAAAGGATGGTGTGGTATCCCAGGTCCCAGAGATCACCCACCATGTGCAATATGCCACAGATGAGGAAAAGCTGGCATCCAATGATATCATGACCCAGCAAGCCGAGTCAAAGGAAGAGAAACATGTCTCAGAGTGTTCTACAGGATTATCTAAAAGCAAAACAAATGCAG GTATTCTGGATGAAGTTGTTCTATCTCCTGCAATGCCTTGGATACAAGATTCACTGGAGGAGGATACTTGCAGTCTA AATAAAGAACTATCAGTTAGCCAAGCTTCTAAGGGATTGGGAAGCAAGGACCCAGACAAAGGAAGTCTCTCCCTGGACAGCATGCCGCTCAGTGAAATGGACAAAGCAGCTGAGCTAAGCCAGATCAGAGAGGAG ATTATCATTAAAGAGATAGAAGCCAATCAGTGGAAGAGAAAATATGAGGAAAGCCGAATGGAAGTTATGGAGATGAG aaAAATTGTTGCAGAGTATGAAAAAACCATTGCACTAATGATTG AGGATGAACAGCACAAAACCATGGACTCCCACAAGAGTGTGCAGCAGTTGATACTGGATAGAGACCAGGCCATGGCAGACCTCAACTCTGTGGAGAGCTCCCTTTCGGATATGTTCAGGAGATATGAGAACATGAAGAAGGTCCTGGAGGGCTTCAAAAAG AATGAAGAGGTTTTGAAAAAGTGTGCCCAAGAATACCTGGTCAGGGTAAGACAAGAGGAGCAGCGGTACCACACACTCAAGATCCACGCAGAAGAAAAACTGGACAA GGCAAATGCAGACATTGCCCAGGTGCGCTCCAAGGCAAACGCAGAGAGTATTGCTCTAAATGCCAGTCTTAGAAAGGAGCAGATGAAGGCAGAGTCCATGGAGAGAGCCTTGAATCAAAAG AATCAAGAAATCGAGGAGCTTACCAAAATATGCGATGAACTTATTGCAAAGTTTGGAACATCAGACTGA
- the tacc1 gene encoding transforming acidic coiled-coil-containing protein 2 isoform X5 — MANEIKHCTVLHSDSESHFETPEAETPVHSLLTVPEDLELALTIAGHEEDEQLMIESSVGALGVPKNPAMVQLKNVLGPMKNPVDQNGPVTSHPTAQAPECQHPAVTSHPTTQAPECQHPAVTSHPTTQAPECQHPAVTSHPTTQAPECQHPAVTSHPTTQAPECQHPAVTSHPTTQAPECQHPAVTSHPTTQAPECQHPEGDRDQATTAPISMATDFQEDRLLAHTNSETLNSGQPNQTSFTLKVKPTKVNSPLPKIKGDLNEAPHEVKDHDKLVPEVINLHQLDDSFNLFTSGDSKIQNSPPSCFASSLSKLECPLSSLPTCEASVVPGIDVEVKPCSEVELNPVISENGLGNDGASKPLPKRFGKKPLSKLPSKKQMTQTSKPTSESITVQVSELSVSQSLNDIPIQKSSYNCDPSQWDDPNFNPFGGSNKVNSSPMPPKGSYSFDPERFDESIDPFKPSKTLDNEVSSKAPHSQEKPVIHPPEEIKACPKKRKDKITSKFRNTKKHEKQSLVLDICSQEKDGVVSQVPEITHHVQYATDEEKLASNDIMTQQAESKEEKHVSECSTGLSKSKTNAGILDEVVLSPAMPWIQDSLEEDTCSLNKELSVSQASKGLGSKDPDKGSLSLDSMPLSEMDKAAELSQIREEIIIKEIEANQWKRKYEESRMEVMEMRKIVAEYEKTIALMIEDEQHKTMDSHKSVQQLILDRDQAMADLNSVESSLSDMFRRYENMKKVLEGFKKNEEVLKKCAQEYLVRVRQEEQRYHTLKIHAEEKLDKANADIAQVRSKANAESIALNASLRKEQMKAESMERALNQKNQEIEELTKICDELIAKFGTSD; from the exons ATGGCTAATGAAATAAAGCATTGTACAGTTTTACA CTCTGACTCTGAGAGCCATTTTGAGACCCCTGAGGCAGAAACCCCGGTGCACTCTCTGCTAACAGTGCCAGAAGACCTGGAGTTAGCCCTGACTATAGCAG GCCATGAAGAAGATGAACAATTAATGATTGAAAGTTCTGTTGGAGCTCTTGGTGTCCCTAAAAATCCAGCCATGGTTCAGCTCAAAAACGTTCTGGGCCCCATGAAGAACCCAGTGGACCAAAATGGGCCTGTGACATCACATCCCACAGCACAAGCACCAGAGTGTCAGCACCCTGCTGTGACATCACATCCCACAACACAAGCACCAGAGTGTCAGCACCCTGCTGTGACATCACATCCCACAACACAAGCACCAGAGTGTCAGCACCCTGCTGTGACATCACATCCCACAACACAAGCACCAGAGTGTCAGCACCCTGCTGTGACATCACATCCCACAACACAAGCACCAGAGTGTCAGCACCCTGCTGTGACATCACATCCCACAACACAAGCACCAGAGTGTCAGCACCCTGCTGTGACATCACATCCCACAACACAAGCACCAGAGTGTCAGCACCCTGAAGGAGACAGAGATCAAGCTACTACTGCACCAATCAGCATGGCAACAGACTTTCAAGAGGACCGCCTTCTGGCTCACACAAATTCAGAGACACTTAATAGTGGACAACCTAATCAAACCTCTTTTACACTGAAAGTAAAACCTACAAAAGTGAACTCACCTTTACCAAAGATAAAAGGGGACCTAAATGAGGCTCCACATGAAGTCAAGGACCATGATAAACTAGTCCCTGAGGTTATCAACCTTCACCAGCTTGATGACAGCTTCAACCTCTTCACTAGTGGCGATTCCAAGATCCAAAACTCCCCTCCATCTTGCTTTGCCAGTTCCCTGTCCAAATTAGAGTGTCCACTTAGCTCCCTGCCAACATGTGAGGCTAGTGTTGTTCCTGGAATAGATGTGGAGGTCAAACCATGTAGTGAGGTTGAGCTCAACCCTGTTATCAGTGAGAATGGGCTTGGCAATGATGGAGCCAGTAAACCACTGCCAAAGAGGTTCGGTAAAAAGCCACTGAGCAAGCTCCCATCAAAGAAACAGATGACCCAAACCTCAAAACCAACATCAGAATCTATTACAGTGCAGGTTTCGGAGTTGTCCGTGTCTCAAAGTTTGAACGATATTCCTATTCAGAAGTCCAGCTATAATTGTGACCCCAGTCAGTGGGATGACCCTAATTTTAATCCATTTGGAGGAAGCAATAAAGTGAACAGCTCCCCAATGCCACCCAAGGGGTCTTACAGCTTTGATCCAGAAAGGTTTGATGAATCTATAGACCCATTTAAGCCATCGAAGACCTTAGATAATGAAGTCTCCTCCAAGGCCCCCCATTCACAAGAGAAGCCTGTGATCCACCCCCCAGAAGAGATTAAAGCATGCCCAAAGAAACGCAAGGACAAGATTACTTC AAAATTTAGAAATACTAAGAAGCATGAAAAACAATCCTTGGTTCTGGACATCTGCAGTCAG gAAAAGGATGGTGTGGTATCCCAGGTCCCAGAGATCACCCACCATGTGCAATATGCCACAGATGAGGAAAAGCTGGCATCCAATGATATCATGACCCAGCAAGCCGAGTCAAAGGAAGAGAAACATGTCTCAGAGTGTTCTACAGGATTATCTAAAAGCAAAACAAATGCAG GTATTCTGGATGAAGTTGTTCTATCTCCTGCAATGCCTTGGATACAAGATTCACTGGAGGAGGATACTTGCAGTCTA AATAAAGAACTATCAGTTAGCCAAGCTTCTAAGGGATTGGGAAGCAAGGACCCAGACAAAGGAAGTCTCTCCCTGGACAGCATGCCGCTCAGTGAAATGGACAAAGCAGCTGAGCTAAGCCAGATCAGAGAGGAG ATTATCATTAAAGAGATAGAAGCCAATCAGTGGAAGAGAAAATATGAGGAAAGCCGAATGGAAGTTATGGAGATGAG aaAAATTGTTGCAGAGTATGAAAAAACCATTGCACTAATGATTG AGGATGAACAGCACAAAACCATGGACTCCCACAAGAGTGTGCAGCAGTTGATACTGGATAGAGACCAGGCCATGGCAGACCTCAACTCTGTGGAGAGCTCCCTTTCGGATATGTTCAGGAGATATGAGAACATGAAGAAGGTCCTGGAGGGCTTCAAAAAG AATGAAGAGGTTTTGAAAAAGTGTGCCCAAGAATACCTGGTCAGGGTAAGACAAGAGGAGCAGCGGTACCACACACTCAAGATCCACGCAGAAGAAAAACTGGACAA GGCAAATGCAGACATTGCCCAGGTGCGCTCCAAGGCAAACGCAGAGAGTATTGCTCTAAATGCCAGTCTTAGAAAGGAGCAGATGAAGGCAGAGTCCATGGAGAGAGCCTTGAATCAAAAG AATCAAGAAATCGAGGAGCTTACCAAAATATGCGATGAACTTATTGCAAAGTTTGGAACATCAGACTGA
- the tacc1 gene encoding transforming acidic coiled-coil-containing protein 1 isoform X1, whose translation MSWLSPASWAKWTWTTVRGAEEGQEDEEGQKAREEEGLRREDLEEDEERSQGFSSDSESHFETPEAETPVHSLLTVPEDLELALTIADQGHEEDEQLMIESSVGALGVPKNPAMVQLKNVLGPMKNPVDQNGPVTSHPTAQAPECQHPAVTSHPTTQAPECQHPAVTSHPTTQAPECQHPAVTSHPTTQAPECQHPAVTSHPTTQAPECQHPAVTSHPTTQAPECQHPAVTSHPTTQAPECQHPEGDRDQATTAPISMATDFQEDRLLAHTNSETLNSGQPNQTSFTLKVKPTKVNSPLPKIKGDLNEAPHEVKDHDKLVPEVINLHQLDDSFNLFTSGDSKIQNSPPSCFASSLSKLECPLSSLPTCEASVVPGIDVEVKPCSEVELNPVISENGLGNDGASKPLPKRFGKKPLSKLPSKKQMTQTSKPTSESITVQVSELSVSQSLNDIPIQKSSYNCDPSQWDDPNFNPFGGSNKVNSSPMPPKGSYSFDPERFDESIDPFKPSKTLDNEVSSKAPHSQEKPVIHPPEEIKACPKKRKDKITSKFRNTKKHEKQSLVLDICSQEKDGVVSQVPEITHHVQYATDEEKLASNDIMTQQAESKEEKHVSECSTGLSKSKTNAGILDEVVLSPAMPWIQDSLEEDTCSLNKELSVSQASKGLGSKDPDKGSLSLDSMPLSEMDKAAELSQIREEIIIKEIEANQWKRKYEESRMEVMEMRKIVAEYEKTIALMIEDEQHKTMDSHKSVQQLILDRDQAMADLNSVESSLSDMFRRYENMKKVLEGFKKNEEVLKKCAQEYLVRVRQEEQRYHTLKIHAEEKLDKANADIAQVRSKANAESIALNASLRKEQMKAESMERALNQKNQEIEELTKICDELIAKFGTSD comes from the exons ATGTCTTGGTTGTCACCCGCCTCATGGGCCAAGTGGACTTGGACTACAGtgcgaggagcagaggagggtcaggaggatgaagagggccagaaggccagggaggaggaaggactgCGCAGGGAGGATTTGGAGGAGGACGAAGAGAGGTCTCAAGGCTTCAG CTCTGACTCTGAGAGCCATTTTGAGACCCCTGAGGCAGAAACCCCGGTGCACTCTCTGCTAACAGTGCCAGAAGACCTGGAGTTAGCCCTGACTATAGCAG ATCAAGGCCATGAAGAAGATGAACAATTAATGATTGAAAGTTCTGTTGGAGCTCTTGGTGTCCCTAAAAATCCAGCCATGGTTCAGCTCAAAAACGTTCTGGGCCCCATGAAGAACCCAGTGGACCAAAATGGGCCTGTGACATCACATCCCACAGCACAAGCACCAGAGTGTCAGCACCCTGCTGTGACATCACATCCCACAACACAAGCACCAGAGTGTCAGCACCCTGCTGTGACATCACATCCCACAACACAAGCACCAGAGTGTCAGCACCCTGCTGTGACATCACATCCCACAACACAAGCACCAGAGTGTCAGCACCCTGCTGTGACATCACATCCCACAACACAAGCACCAGAGTGTCAGCACCCTGCTGTGACATCACATCCCACAACACAAGCACCAGAGTGTCAGCACCCTGCTGTGACATCACATCCCACAACACAAGCACCAGAGTGTCAGCACCCTGAAGGAGACAGAGATCAAGCTACTACTGCACCAATCAGCATGGCAACAGACTTTCAAGAGGACCGCCTTCTGGCTCACACAAATTCAGAGACACTTAATAGTGGACAACCTAATCAAACCTCTTTTACACTGAAAGTAAAACCTACAAAAGTGAACTCACCTTTACCAAAGATAAAAGGGGACCTAAATGAGGCTCCACATGAAGTCAAGGACCATGATAAACTAGTCCCTGAGGTTATCAACCTTCACCAGCTTGATGACAGCTTCAACCTCTTCACTAGTGGCGATTCCAAGATCCAAAACTCCCCTCCATCTTGCTTTGCCAGTTCCCTGTCCAAATTAGAGTGTCCACTTAGCTCCCTGCCAACATGTGAGGCTAGTGTTGTTCCTGGAATAGATGTGGAGGTCAAACCATGTAGTGAGGTTGAGCTCAACCCTGTTATCAGTGAGAATGGGCTTGGCAATGATGGAGCCAGTAAACCACTGCCAAAGAGGTTCGGTAAAAAGCCACTGAGCAAGCTCCCATCAAAGAAACAGATGACCCAAACCTCAAAACCAACATCAGAATCTATTACAGTGCAGGTTTCGGAGTTGTCCGTGTCTCAAAGTTTGAACGATATTCCTATTCAGAAGTCCAGCTATAATTGTGACCCCAGTCAGTGGGATGACCCTAATTTTAATCCATTTGGAGGAAGCAATAAAGTGAACAGCTCCCCAATGCCACCCAAGGGGTCTTACAGCTTTGATCCAGAAAGGTTTGATGAATCTATAGACCCATTTAAGCCATCGAAGACCTTAGATAATGAAGTCTCCTCCAAGGCCCCCCATTCACAAGAGAAGCCTGTGATCCACCCCCCAGAAGAGATTAAAGCATGCCCAAAGAAACGCAAGGACAAGATTACTTC AAAATTTAGAAATACTAAGAAGCATGAAAAACAATCCTTGGTTCTGGACATCTGCAGTCAG gAAAAGGATGGTGTGGTATCCCAGGTCCCAGAGATCACCCACCATGTGCAATATGCCACAGATGAGGAAAAGCTGGCATCCAATGATATCATGACCCAGCAAGCCGAGTCAAAGGAAGAGAAACATGTCTCAGAGTGTTCTACAGGATTATCTAAAAGCAAAACAAATGCAG GTATTCTGGATGAAGTTGTTCTATCTCCTGCAATGCCTTGGATACAAGATTCACTGGAGGAGGATACTTGCAGTCTA AATAAAGAACTATCAGTTAGCCAAGCTTCTAAGGGATTGGGAAGCAAGGACCCAGACAAAGGAAGTCTCTCCCTGGACAGCATGCCGCTCAGTGAAATGGACAAAGCAGCTGAGCTAAGCCAGATCAGAGAGGAG ATTATCATTAAAGAGATAGAAGCCAATCAGTGGAAGAGAAAATATGAGGAAAGCCGAATGGAAGTTATGGAGATGAG aaAAATTGTTGCAGAGTATGAAAAAACCATTGCACTAATGATTG AGGATGAACAGCACAAAACCATGGACTCCCACAAGAGTGTGCAGCAGTTGATACTGGATAGAGACCAGGCCATGGCAGACCTCAACTCTGTGGAGAGCTCCCTTTCGGATATGTTCAGGAGATATGAGAACATGAAGAAGGTCCTGGAGGGCTTCAAAAAG AATGAAGAGGTTTTGAAAAAGTGTGCCCAAGAATACCTGGTCAGGGTAAGACAAGAGGAGCAGCGGTACCACACACTCAAGATCCACGCAGAAGAAAAACTGGACAA GGCAAATGCAGACATTGCCCAGGTGCGCTCCAAGGCAAACGCAGAGAGTATTGCTCTAAATGCCAGTCTTAGAAAGGAGCAGATGAAGGCAGAGTCCATGGAGAGAGCCTTGAATCAAAAG AATCAAGAAATCGAGGAGCTTACCAAAATATGCGATGAACTTATTGCAAAGTTTGGAACATCAGACTGA